GATATTTCTACTTATGGTTCGAGCGGGATAAATAGGTGGGCTATCGCGCAAGGGCCAGGAGGTTTTGCAGGTGTTGATAGTGGGTATGAGCCCGGAACACCGGTTGTGAAACAGTCTTATTTCTATTCAACCACTTCAGCCAGATCTTTACAGAATGATCCGCTAACTGGTATGATTATGAATTATGCGGAGCTGCAATTTATTTATGCTGAGGCAGCTTTTAAAGGATGGATAAACGGTAACCCTGCAACTTTTTATAAAAATGGAGTCATCAACTCTATTAAACAGTGGATTCCACTTTGGCCTGAAGCAAATATTGATACCTATTTGCTTAATTCAGACATGCAATGGTCTGATAATGACAGTGATAACGATAAAATGGAGAAAATACATTTGCAAAAATATTATGCATTATTCTTTAATGACCTTCAGCAATGGTTTGAGTATCGTAGAACAGGACATCCGGTTTTACCAAAAGGACCTGGGTTGAAGAATGGTAAGGTAATGCCAGCTCGTTTGAATTATCCGGTATATGTGCAATCTACAAATCCTACCAATTATAAAAAAGCAATAGCAGCACAGGGAGAAGATAAGATTTCTACAGAAGTGTGGTGGCAAAAACCATAAACTAAAATCATGTCTAGGTTAAAAAATATGTAAAATGAAAAAAAATAATATATATATTCTATTATTGATGCTTGTTGTTTTTGCAACGTCATGCAACAAGTCTGGTAATTACCCAGGTGGTGTAGTTGGAATATTTATCCCTATTTTGGATTTGAGGGCTCTACATAAAGATGCAGATCTAACACTAACAAAAGACAATTTGGGTGGTTCCGAGAAGATTGCCGCACTTGTGGTTTCCGATCACTCTGGGGGAAATTTACCATCCGGTTTACTTGTTGTGCAAGATAAAAGGAGGCTTTCCCGAATAAGAGGTATTTCTATAGATATAGGTGTTGCTGCAGCTAGCTATGTCCCGGGAGATTCGGTGCATGTCAATCTTATAGGGGGAGTTCTTTCCAGAAAAAATGGGATTTTACAAATTAGCAATTTGCCAGCAACGGCGATAGAGAAAATAGCTGCTGGAAAACCAGTCCCCGTTAATAGAGTAAATCTTAATACGGTGTTGGCAGATGTAGATGCTTACGAAAGTACTTTTGTTACTATTGTAAAAGCAACTTTTAATCCTACACTATCCTCAACAGACGTATTATCAGGAGATAAAGTAATTAATGATGGAACTTCTGACATTCATATGATTACTGAGGAAAATGCAAAGTTTGCCAATGTTGTGCCTTCTTATGCCGCTAATTACAAGGGAATTATTTTTTCTAAAGAAGAAAATGGAAAATTAGTGCCGATTCATAAGGTAAGAACTATAGATGACATTAAAGTGCTTAACATCAGTCTGGATGATTATCCGGATATTATTATTACTGGTTGGTTGAATAATCCTCAAACTACTGGTTCGCAGTATGAATACATCCAGTTTAGAGCCACTAAAGATGTCGATTTTGCTCAAACGCCTTTTTCAGTAGTAACTTGTAATAATGCTGGGACGGCTAACCCAACAGGATTTCCAGCAGCAGGCTGGGCTACGGGACAAGGTAGGACATACAAATTTGAGTTAAACTCTGGGACCGTATCTAAAGGAGAGTTTTTTTATGTGGGATCCATAAATAAGAGAATCAACGGGCCTGGTTCTACAGATATTTCCTCTTCTAAATGGATCAAGTCTATAGCCTATAATCAGGCAAGCCCTCGTTTTAATTCAACACAAACTAATGCGGGTAGTTCAATTACAAATTTATTGGCTAATAGTGGTAATGCTTATGGTATAGCTGTTTTTAGAGGTCTTCAGGTTTATAGTACTACTGTCCCTATTGATGTTGTTTTTGTGCACAATGGAGGTTCTTTATATCAGGCTGGCCCTCCGCCTACTTATGGAGTTGGATATAGAATAGGAAATACTGACGTCTATGATGTAGTGGAGCCAAGTACAGATGTAGTACAGCCTTATTTTACATCTGGAACAAATACTACTCGTTTTCCTTATAATCCAAATGCAGCTGATGCAGAATTAGGGCATAGCTATTTTTATATAATTGGAGGTGTATTTGACACTAACCTAAAAAAATGGGTGCAGGCAAGGTCAGCCACAGCGGCAGATTATATTAGACTTACTCCGAATTCTCAAATAAAAGACATAGAGGAGAATCCGCGAACAACACAAGTTAAATAATAAAATTAATAAGAACCCTCTGATAATGATAACATCAGAGGGTTTTATTTCTCCAGCAATTATAGTCCGCTCCCCATGTTTTTATCCTAAAAGTGTCAGAATATATGTTAGCGAAGCAGTTAGCATAACAAACTTGCCCTGATAAATTCATGAGAAAGTGCGGAATGTTTAACAAACCATTATGAAAAAAGGTGTAAATAAAGCAAATCTGGGAAAATACTCGAGAAGAGAATTTATTATTGCCTCGGCTGTTACCGGTGTAAGTATTGCCGTATTGGGTTGCAGTAAATCCAAAGAAGACGGACCCGGAGAAACGCCGAAAACCGATGATAATTTTCATCTTACAGGTGTTGTTATACCTAAAAGTATAGCGATTCAATTATCTGCTGATTTTTCCCTTCAAGGTAAAGGCTTTGCTGTTGGCGACAAAATCTCTTTTACACCCTTATTTGATGGCAAAGCTGTCGTTATTGATGTTAAATCAGTTACCGAAGGAGCATGCCTGTTAAGGATGCCTTCAAGTTTTGTTTGGGGCAGCTACCGTATTTCTGTTACAAGAGGAGAGAAAAATATGACGCTGGGCGATACGAAGATCGAAATGGATATCCCCGATAAAACAGGGATGACTGTTAAAGGAATGGTATATGCTACCGGAGTGGGATTAGCCGGTGTTATAGTGTCAGACGGAATAGAGGTCACCAGGACAGACGAGAATGGTATTTATTACCTGCCTTCTAAAAAGACGAAAGACTTTGTTTTTGTATCTATACCCGGAGGATATGAGGTGAATACTTCTAACGGTATATTGCCAGTATTCTACAAACATTTTGAATTGGGAAGCAATGCGGCCGAAGCAATCAGTTTTGAGTTAA
This genomic interval from Pseudopedobacter saltans DSM 12145 contains the following:
- a CDS encoding DUF5689 domain-containing protein, with amino-acid sequence MKKNNIYILLLMLVVFATSCNKSGNYPGGVVGIFIPILDLRALHKDADLTLTKDNLGGSEKIAALVVSDHSGGNLPSGLLVVQDKRRLSRIRGISIDIGVAAASYVPGDSVHVNLIGGVLSRKNGILQISNLPATAIEKIAAGKPVPVNRVNLNTVLADVDAYESTFVTIVKATFNPTLSSTDVLSGDKVINDGTSDIHMITEENAKFANVVPSYAANYKGIIFSKEENGKLVPIHKVRTIDDIKVLNISLDDYPDIIITGWLNNPQTTGSQYEYIQFRATKDVDFAQTPFSVVTCNNAGTANPTGFPAAGWATGQGRTYKFELNSGTVSKGEFFYVGSINKRINGPGSTDISSSKWIKSIAYNQASPRFNSTQTNAGSSITNLLANSGNAYGIAVFRGLQVYSTTVPIDVVFVHNGGSLYQAGPPPTYGVGYRIGNTDVYDVVEPSTDVVQPYFTSGTNTTRFPYNPNAADAELGHSYFYIIGGVFDTNLKKWVQARSATAADYIRLTPNSQIKDIEENPRTTQVK